From the genome of Pseudomonadota bacterium, one region includes:
- a CDS encoding multidrug efflux RND transporter permease subunit, giving the protein MRFTHFFVDRPIFAAVISIIIVLVGAIAYVALPIAQYPDIVPPTIQVTASYPGASAETVANTVATPLEQEINGVDHMLFMQSSATGDGRLVINVTFELGTNLDIAQVLVQNRVAIAVPRLPEDVRRLGINVTKNSPDMLMVVHIFSPDGSRDPAYLSNYARTHVVDRLVRLNGVGSINIFAERAYGMRIWIDPERAAARDLTATEIVEAVRANNVQVASGTINAQPVPSTGAFELAVESQGRFLTTEQFGDIVVKRGAGGRITRLKDVARVELGAQDYSTIGYIDGKPALPMPIFQRPGSNAIETARAVENLMTEIGKELPSGVAYVIAFNPTQFIADSVHEVYLTIFEAMALVVLVIMVFLQSWRAAIIPIVAIPIALIGTFAVMGAFGFSINNLTLFGLVLAVGIAVDDAIVVVENIERFLAEGLSPREAAHKTMDEVGSALVAIALVLAAVFVPTAFISGISGQFYRQFALTIASATVISAIVSLTLSPALGALLLKPHDAHAKRHPVVSMLLMPFTLFARAFNASFAGFASGYAAITKRLVRMTLVMMIIYAGLIFLTWKTFSSTPTGFIPQQDQGYIITVYRLPPGSSVMRTDKVVRRAAGILLKIPDIAHCAGFAGFDGATRTNAPDAGAAFCPLAPYADRAARHSPVTETLRVAQQKLGVIQEAMAFVVPPPPVRGIGTGGGWKLYMEDRGGHGVKALEQVTTEFIARANQLPEVKNVFTTFNTKTPKIFANIDRTRAEKLDVPAERVLDTLEIYLGSAYVNDFNFLGRTYRVTAQAEGNYRDDPSDLLKLKTRSNRGAMVPLGSLTTFSDLTGAYRVARYNLYTAAEVQGIAAPGRSTGEALAAIEKLAEEVLPEGYGFEWTDLALQEKLAGNTAAMAFGLGVAFVFLVLAALYESWMLPLAVILIVPMCLLASITGVSLRGMQNDILVQIGFIVLIGLAAKNAILIVEFARQAEAAGLGRREAAMQAARTRLRPILMTSFSFIMGVVPLVLASGAGAEMRQSLGTAVFSGMLGVTFFGLLFTPVFYIVCRGFVVRGERRRRRRVQERGGEWPT; this is encoded by the coding sequence ATGCGCTTCACGCATTTCTTCGTCGACCGGCCGATCTTCGCGGCCGTCATCTCGATCATCATCGTGCTGGTCGGCGCCATCGCCTACGTGGCGCTGCCCATCGCGCAGTACCCGGACATCGTGCCGCCGACCATCCAGGTCACCGCCAGCTATCCCGGCGCCAGCGCCGAGACCGTGGCCAACACCGTGGCCACGCCGCTCGAGCAGGAAATCAACGGCGTCGACCACATGCTGTTCATGCAGTCGTCCGCCACCGGCGACGGCCGCCTGGTCATCAACGTCACGTTCGAACTCGGCACCAATCTCGATATCGCCCAGGTGCTGGTGCAGAACCGCGTGGCGATCGCGGTGCCGCGCCTGCCGGAAGACGTGCGCCGACTCGGCATCAACGTCACCAAGAACTCGCCCGACATGTTGATGGTGGTGCACATCTTCTCGCCGGACGGCTCGCGCGACCCGGCCTACCTGTCGAACTACGCGCGTACCCATGTCGTCGACCGGCTGGTGCGTCTGAACGGCGTCGGTTCAATCAACATCTTCGCCGAGCGTGCCTACGGCATGCGCATCTGGATAGACCCGGAGCGCGCGGCGGCGCGCGATCTCACCGCCACCGAAATCGTCGAGGCGGTGCGCGCCAACAACGTGCAGGTGGCATCGGGCACCATCAATGCGCAGCCGGTGCCGAGCACCGGCGCCTTCGAGCTGGCGGTCGAGAGCCAGGGCCGTTTTCTCACCACCGAGCAGTTCGGCGACATCGTCGTCAAACGCGGCGCCGGCGGCCGCATCACGCGCCTGAAGGACGTCGCACGCGTCGAACTCGGCGCGCAGGATTACTCCACCATCGGCTACATCGATGGCAAGCCGGCACTGCCGATGCCGATCTTCCAGCGGCCGGGCTCCAACGCCATCGAGACCGCGCGGGCGGTCGAGAATCTCATGACCGAGATCGGCAAGGAGCTGCCGTCGGGCGTGGCCTACGTCATCGCCTTCAATCCCACCCAGTTCATCGCCGACTCGGTGCACGAGGTCTACCTCACCATCTTCGAGGCGATGGCGCTGGTGGTGCTGGTGATCATGGTGTTCCTGCAGTCGTGGCGCGCCGCCATCATTCCCATCGTCGCGATCCCGATTGCCCTGATCGGCACCTTCGCGGTGATGGGCGCGTTTGGTTTCTCCATCAACAACCTGACCCTGTTCGGCCTGGTGCTGGCGGTGGGTATCGCGGTGGACGACGCCATCGTGGTGGTGGAGAACATCGAACGCTTCCTGGCCGAAGGCCTGTCGCCGCGCGAAGCGGCGCACAAGACCATGGACGAAGTCGGCAGCGCGTTGGTCGCCATCGCGCTGGTGCTGGCGGCGGTGTTCGTGCCGACCGCGTTCATTTCCGGCATCTCGGGCCAGTTCTATCGCCAGTTCGCCCTGACCATCGCCAGCGCCACCGTGATCTCGGCCATCGTGTCGCTGACCTTGTCGCCCGCACTCGGCGCGTTGCTGTTGAAGCCTCACGACGCGCATGCCAAGCGTCATCCCGTGGTCAGCATGCTGCTGATGCCGTTCACGCTGTTCGCGCGCGCCTTCAATGCCAGCTTCGCCGGCTTTGCCAGCGGCTACGCGGCCATCACCAAGCGCCTGGTACGCATGACGCTGGTCATGATGATCATCTACGCCGGGCTCATCTTCCTGACCTGGAAGACCTTCAGCAGTACGCCCACCGGATTCATCCCGCAGCAGGATCAGGGCTACATCATCACCGTCTATCGCCTGCCGCCGGGCTCGTCGGTGATGCGCACCGACAAAGTCGTGCGGCGCGCCGCCGGCATCCTGCTCAAGATCCCGGACATCGCCCACTGCGCGGGCTTCGCCGGTTTCGATGGCGCGACACGCACCAACGCGCCCGATGCCGGCGCGGCCTTCTGCCCGCTCGCGCCCTACGCCGATCGCGCCGCGCGCCACAGCCCGGTCACCGAAACGCTGCGCGTCGCGCAGCAGAAGCTCGGTGTGATCCAGGAGGCGATGGCCTTCGTCGTGCCGCCACCACCCGTGCGCGGCATCGGCACCGGCGGCGGTTGGAAGCTCTACATGGAAGACCGCGGTGGTCACGGTGTGAAAGCCCTGGAGCAGGTCACCACCGAGTTCATCGCGCGCGCCAACCAGCTGCCGGAAGTGAAGAACGTCTTCACCACCTTCAACACCAAGACGCCGAAGATTTTCGCCAACATCGACAGGACGCGCGCCGAGAAACTCGATGTGCCCGCCGAGCGTGTGCTCGACACCCTCGAGATCTACCTGGGCTCGGCCTACGTCAACGACTTCAATTTCCTCGGCCGAACCTATCGCGTCACCGCCCAGGCCGAAGGCAATTACCGCGACGACCCCTCGGATCTGCTGAAACTCAAGACCCGTTCCAATCGCGGCGCGATGGTGCCGCTCGGCTCGCTCACCACCTTCAGCGATCTGACCGGCGCCTACCGCGTGGCGCGCTACAACCTCTACACCGCCGCCGAGGTGCAGGGCATCGCGGCGCCGGGCCGTTCGACCGGCGAAGCACTGGCGGCCATCGAGAAACTCGCCGAGGAAGTGCTGCCGGAAGGCTATGGCTTCGAATGGACCGATCTCGCCCTGCAGGAAAAGCTGGCAGGCAACACCGCCGCGATGGCCTTCGGCCTCGGCGTGGCCTTCGTGTTCCTGGTGCTGGCGGCGCTGTACGAATCGTGGATGCTGCCGCTCGCCGTCATCCTCATCGTGCCGATGTGCCTGCTCGCCTCGATCACCGGCGTCAGCCTGCGCGGCATGCAGAACGACATCCTGGTGCAGATCGGTTTCATCGTGCTCATTGGTCTGGCCGCCAAGAACGCCATCCTCATCGTCGAGTTCGCGCGCCAGGCCGAAGCCGCCGGTCTCGGTCGTCGTGAAGCAGCGATGCAGGCCGCGCGCACGCGCCTGCGGCCGATCCTCATGACCTCGTTCTCCTTCATCATGGGCGTGGTGCCGCTGGTGCTCGCCAGCGGCGCCGGCGCCGAGATGCGCCAGTCGCTGGGCACGGCGGTGTTTTCGGGCATGTTGGGCGTGACCTTCTTCGGCCTGTTGTTCACGCCGGTGTTCTACATCGTATGTCGCGGTTTCGTGGTGCGCGGCGAGCGTCGTCGCCGGCGTCGCGTGCAGGAGCGTGGCGGGGAATGGCCGACATGA